A single Antechinus flavipes isolate AdamAnt ecotype Samford, QLD, Australia chromosome 5, AdamAnt_v2, whole genome shotgun sequence DNA region contains:
- the LOC127564427 gene encoding ankyrin repeat domain-containing protein 26-like isoform X2: MKTLILEKMQKELKQFMKKVKELEKENHIQKEKLNRSIFQQESLQERLTQEVQQQQKPFEDTQNKDVFKIVVSNGVMVQLRDNSHYVDTEKQDCVAEEKNKKPVDHYIHVKELLRKHENEKAERKNTIRKLQEELEDSRREKTMILQLGLLLYQKILDMEQLQKELDYTTNKA, from the exons ATGAAGacattaattttagaaaaaatgcagaaagaaTTAAAGCAGTTtatgaaaaaagtaaaggaactcgaaaaggaaaatcatattcaaaaagaaaaattgaatagaTCAATTTTCCAACAAGAGTCCTTGCAAGAAAGACTAACCCAGGAAGTTCAGCAGCAGCAAAAACCATTTGAAGATACCCAAAACAAGGATGTCTTTAAAATAGTGGTATCAAATGGTGTTATGGTGCAGCTTAGGGATAACTCCCATTATGTTGATACTGAAAAACAAGATTGTGtggcagaagagaaaaataaaaagccagttGATCATTATATCCATGTAAAAGAGCTACTACGTAAACATGAAAAtgagaaggcagaaagaaag AATACAATACGAAAGCTTCAAGAAGAACTTGAAGATTCCCGAAGAGAAAAAACCATGATTTTACAGTTGGGTCTGTTACTTTATCAAAAGATTTTGGATATGGAGCAACTACAGAAGGAACTAGATTATACCACAAATAaa GCTTAA
- the LOC127564427 gene encoding ankyrin repeat domain-containing protein 26-like isoform X1, producing the protein MKTLILEKMQKELKQFMKKVKELEKENHIQKEKLNRSIFQQESLQERLTQEVQQQQKPFEDTQNKDVFKIVVSNGVMVQLRDNSHYVDTEKQDCVAEEKNKKPVDHYIHVKELLRKHENEKAERKNTIRKLQEELEDSRREKTMILQLGLLLYQKILDMEQLQKELDYTTNKLLEFQEQNKQK; encoded by the exons ATGAAGacattaattttagaaaaaatgcagaaagaaTTAAAGCAGTTtatgaaaaaagtaaaggaactcgaaaaggaaaatcatattcaaaaagaaaaattgaatagaTCAATTTTCCAACAAGAGTCCTTGCAAGAAAGACTAACCCAGGAAGTTCAGCAGCAGCAAAAACCATTTGAAGATACCCAAAACAAGGATGTCTTTAAAATAGTGGTATCAAATGGTGTTATGGTGCAGCTTAGGGATAACTCCCATTATGTTGATACTGAAAAACAAGATTGTGtggcagaagagaaaaataaaaagccagttGATCATTATATCCATGTAAAAGAGCTACTACGTAAACATGAAAAtgagaaggcagaaagaaag AATACAATACGAAAGCTTCAAGAAGAACTTGAAGATTCCCGAAGAGAAAAAACCATGATTTTACAGTTGGGTCTGTTACTTTATCAAAAGATTTTGGATATGGAGCAACTACAGAAGGAACTAGATTATACCACAAATAaa CTGCTGGAATTTCAAGAACAGAATAAGCAGAAATAG